A section of the Oncorhynchus keta strain PuntledgeMale-10-30-2019 chromosome 15, Oket_V2, whole genome shotgun sequence genome encodes:
- the LOC118394420 gene encoding mesoderm induction early response protein 1-like isoform X3, which translates to MFTSALANEEPVPSVGSTSPGGSAEDHEFDLSADMLVHDFDDERTLEEEERLEGETNFSNEIDDLAREGEMPIHELLSMYGCGGGSPADGEDEEEEEEDFEDEEELEEEEEEEEEDVDNDESSRNIGELKRNKTERVKISSGMGNENQLSSEGRTRSVKSHGTAELIRGSQTLKYFENKDAEEESEEDENYVPSEDWKKEIMVGSMYQAETPPGLCKYKDYEKVYENDDQLLWDPEFLPEGKVVEFLSQASKRTGEEKGVDAIPEGSHIKDNEQALYELVRCEFDTEEALRRLKFNVKAARDELSVWTEDECRYFEQGLKGYGKDFHSIQANKVRTRSVGECVAFYYMWKKSERYDFFAQQTRLGKRKYNLHPGVTDYMDRLLDETESATSSRAASPPPTTSNSSTSHSEREDGSSSHNGLVSHNLGSGEASQSSTVASEVKAESVQFNGLTSPHPSLDVLPPPTAPHPSLDVLPPAPHPSLEALPPPTTSDNEARGCEAVAATPSHDRNGSLEPHCGNSHYDDRPAKRCRREAEPPEPSRTLTTLQQEDK; encoded by the exons ATGTTTACGTCGGCGTTAGCCAACGAGGAGCCAGTA CCCTCCGTTGGGAGTACGAGCCCAG GAGGTTCAGCAGAGGACCATGAGTTTGATCTTTCAGCAGATATGCTCGTCCACGACTTTGACGACGAACGCAcactggaagaggaggagaggctcgAGGGAGAGACTAACTTTAGCAATGAGATCGACGACCTTGCCCGG GAGGGAGAGATGCCCATTCATGAGTTGTTGAGTATGTACGGATGTGGCGGCGGTTCCCCTGCAGATGgagaggatgaagaagaggaggaggaagactttgaggatgaagaggagttggaggaggaggaagaggaggaagaggaggatgtggaCAATGATGAAAGCAGTAGAAACATTGGCGAGCTGAAGAGGAATAAG accgAGAGGGTGAAGATCTCGTCAGGAATGGGGAATGAGAACCAGTTGTCCAGTGAGGGTCGCACGCGCTCCGTCAAATCCCACGGCACGGCAGAGCTGATACGCGGATCACAGACCCTCAAGTACTTCGAAA ATAAGGATGCAGAGGAAGAGTCAGAAGAAGATGAAAATTATGTCCCTTCTGAGGATTGGAAAAAG GAAATCATGGTTGGGTCCATGTATCAGGCTGAAACACCGCCTGGCCTTTGTAAATATAAAGACTATGAGAAAG taTATGAAAACGATGACCAGCTTTTATGGGACCCCGAGTTCCTTCCCGAGGGCAAGGTTGTGGAGTTTTTATCTCAGGCGTCAAAacgaacaggagaggagaaaggagtggATGCCATCCCTGAGGGATCCCATATCAAAGACAATGAGCAG GCACTTTATGAGTTGGTCAGGTGTGAATTTGACACAGAGGAAGCTTTACGAAGACTGAAGTTTAATGTGAAGGCAGCTAGAG ATGAGCTGTCTGTGTGGACAGAAGACGAATGTAGATATTTTGAGCAAGGACTAAAAGGTTATGGGAAAGACTTTCATTCAATACAAGCCAACAAG GTGAGAACTAGGTCAGTAGGAGAATGTGTGGCCTTTTATTACATGTGGAAGAAGTCTGAGCGTTATGATTTCTTTGCACAGCAAACCAGGCTGGGGAAAAGGAAATACAACCTTCACCCTGGGGTCAC GGACTACATGGACCGGCTGCTGGACGAGACGGAGAGCGCCACGTCCAGCCGGGCGGCCTCgccccctcccaccacctccaACAGCAGCACCAGCCACTCTGAGAGGGAGGACGGCAGTAGCAGCCACAATG GTTTAGTGAGTCACAACTTGGGCTCGGGAGAAGCTTCCCAGTCATCCACGGTGGCGAGCGAAGTCAAAGCAGAATCCGTCCAGTTCAACGGGCTcacct ccccccacccctctctggatgttctccctcctcccactgccccccacccctctctggatgttctccctcctgccccccacccctctctggaggctctccctcctcccaccacCTCGGACAATGAGGCCAGGGGCTGCGAGGCAGTGGCCGCCACTCCCAGCCACGACAGGAACGGCTCCCTGGAGCCTCATTGTGGCAACAGTCACTACGATGACAGGCCGGCCAAGAGGTGCCGGAGAGAGGCGGAGCCACCAGAGCCCTCCAGAACATTGACGACCCTCCAGCAAGAGGACAAATGA
- the dynlt5 gene encoding dynein light chain Tctex-type 5 — MSDLARDKAARLLKKRGSVSSLGSHDVRAKETGGKIKDSISTVSYIDEPGHHDDNPRPAVQMENTFQLAPHRRFPVLTVNDILKDVLDSYLQEEKYEAELCRQMTKTISEVIKARVKDLMVPRYKIIVLISIGQLSDQNMRIGSRCLWDSSNDTFSSHSFKNSSLFAVANIYAVYFE, encoded by the exons ATGTCTGATTTAGCTAGAGACAAGGCAGCTCGTCTTCTGAAGAAGAGAGGTAGTGTGTCGTCCCTTGGCAGCCATGATGTCAGAGCCAAGGAAACAGGGGGCAAGATCAAGGA TTCTATAAGCACCGTATCCTATATCGATGAGCCTGGTCACCATGACGATAACCCTCGACCCGCAGTACAGATGGAGAACACCTTCCAATTGG CACCACATAGACGCTTCCCTGTTCTCACGGTCAATGACATCCTGAAGGATGTGCTCGACAGTTACCTGCAAGAAGAGAAGTATGAAGCTGAGCTCTGTCGGCAGATGACAAAGACCATATCTGAG GTGATCAAAGCCAGGGTGAAGGATCTGATGGTTCCCCGTTATAAGATCATTGTTCTGATCAGCATCGGACAGCTCAGTGACCAGAACATGCGCATCGGGAGCCGCTGCCTGTGGGACTCCTCCAACGATACCTTCTCCTCACACTCCTTCAAGAACAGCTCTCTCTTCGCCGTGGCCAACATCTACGCTGTTTACTTTGAGTGA
- the LOC118394420 gene encoding mesoderm induction early response protein 1-like isoform X2, producing the protein MAEPSVGSTSPGGSAEDHEFDLSADMLVHDFDDERTLEEEERLEGETNFSNEIDDLAREGEMPIHELLSMYGCGGGSPADGEDEEEEEEDFEDEEELEEEEEEEEEDVDNDESSRNIGELKRNKTERVKISSGMGNENQLSSEGRTRSVKSHGTAELIRGSQTLKYFENKDAEEESEEDENYVPSEDWKKEIMVGSMYQAETPPGLCKYKDYEKVYENDDQLLWDPEFLPEGKVVEFLSQASKRTGEEKGVDAIPEGSHIKDNEQALYELVRCEFDTEEALRRLKFNVKAARDELSVWTEDECRYFEQGLKGYGKDFHSIQANKVRTRSVGECVAFYYMWKKSERYDFFAQQTRLGKRKYNLHPGVTDYMDRLLDETESATSSRAASPPPTTSNSSTSHSEREDGSSSHNGLVSHNLGSGEASQSSTVASEVKAESVQFNGLTSPHPSLDVLPPPTAPHPSLDVLPPPTAPHPSLDVLPPAPHPSLEALPPPTTSDNEARGCEAVAATPSHDRNGSLEPHCGNSHYDDRPAKRCRREAEPPEPSRTLTTLQQEDK; encoded by the exons ATGGCGGAG CCCTCCGTTGGGAGTACGAGCCCAG GAGGTTCAGCAGAGGACCATGAGTTTGATCTTTCAGCAGATATGCTCGTCCACGACTTTGACGACGAACGCAcactggaagaggaggagaggctcgAGGGAGAGACTAACTTTAGCAATGAGATCGACGACCTTGCCCGG GAGGGAGAGATGCCCATTCATGAGTTGTTGAGTATGTACGGATGTGGCGGCGGTTCCCCTGCAGATGgagaggatgaagaagaggaggaggaagactttgaggatgaagaggagttggaggaggaggaagaggaggaagaggaggatgtggaCAATGATGAAAGCAGTAGAAACATTGGCGAGCTGAAGAGGAATAAG accgAGAGGGTGAAGATCTCGTCAGGAATGGGGAATGAGAACCAGTTGTCCAGTGAGGGTCGCACGCGCTCCGTCAAATCCCACGGCACGGCAGAGCTGATACGCGGATCACAGACCCTCAAGTACTTCGAAA ATAAGGATGCAGAGGAAGAGTCAGAAGAAGATGAAAATTATGTCCCTTCTGAGGATTGGAAAAAG GAAATCATGGTTGGGTCCATGTATCAGGCTGAAACACCGCCTGGCCTTTGTAAATATAAAGACTATGAGAAAG taTATGAAAACGATGACCAGCTTTTATGGGACCCCGAGTTCCTTCCCGAGGGCAAGGTTGTGGAGTTTTTATCTCAGGCGTCAAAacgaacaggagaggagaaaggagtggATGCCATCCCTGAGGGATCCCATATCAAAGACAATGAGCAG GCACTTTATGAGTTGGTCAGGTGTGAATTTGACACAGAGGAAGCTTTACGAAGACTGAAGTTTAATGTGAAGGCAGCTAGAG ATGAGCTGTCTGTGTGGACAGAAGACGAATGTAGATATTTTGAGCAAGGACTAAAAGGTTATGGGAAAGACTTTCATTCAATACAAGCCAACAAG GTGAGAACTAGGTCAGTAGGAGAATGTGTGGCCTTTTATTACATGTGGAAGAAGTCTGAGCGTTATGATTTCTTTGCACAGCAAACCAGGCTGGGGAAAAGGAAATACAACCTTCACCCTGGGGTCAC GGACTACATGGACCGGCTGCTGGACGAGACGGAGAGCGCCACGTCCAGCCGGGCGGCCTCgccccctcccaccacctccaACAGCAGCACCAGCCACTCTGAGAGGGAGGACGGCAGTAGCAGCCACAATG GTTTAGTGAGTCACAACTTGGGCTCGGGAGAAGCTTCCCAGTCATCCACGGTGGCGAGCGAAGTCAAAGCAGAATCCGTCCAGTTCAACGGGCTcacctccccccacccctctctggaTG ttctccctcctcccactgccccccacccctctctggatgttctccctcctcccactgccccccacccctctctggatgttctccctcctgccccccacccctctctggaggctctccctcctcccaccacCTCGGACAATGAGGCCAGGGGCTGCGAGGCAGTGGCCGCCACTCCCAGCCACGACAGGAACGGCTCCCTGGAGCCTCATTGTGGCAACAGTCACTACGATGACAGGCCGGCCAAGAGGTGCCGGAGAGAGGCGGAGCCACCAGAGCCCTCCAGAACATTGACGACCCTCCAGCAAGAGGACAAATGA
- the LOC127907584 gene encoding relaxin-3-like produces the protein MKSQLFSLLLLCVLCVREVRLEDAATVRAVRLCGREFLRAVVYTCGGSRWRRLPVEDINGRVDQNGLKPWGAEPVMDQRRRDLNEALTTVCCQLGCRKSDLTIMC, from the exons ATGAAGTCCCAGTTgttctctctgctgctgctgtgtgtgctgtgtgtaagGGAGGTTCGATTGGAGGATGCTGCGACTGTGAGAGCTGTGCGGCTCTGTGGACGGGAGTTCCTGAGGGCCGTGGTGTACACCTGTGGAGGGTCACGGTGGAGAAGGCTTCCAGTAGAGGACATAAATG GAAGGGTGGACCAGAATGGTCTGAAACCATGGGGGGCTGAGCCTGTGATGGACCAGAGACGACGAGACTTGAACGAAGCCCTGACCACCGTGTGTTGTCAACTGGGCTGTCGGAAGAGCGACCTTACAATCATGTGCTAG
- the LOC118394420 gene encoding mesoderm induction early response protein 1-like isoform X4 produces MFTSALANEEPVPSVGSTSPGGSAEDHEFDLSADMLVHDFDDERTLEEEERLEGETNFSNEIDDLAREGEMPIHELLSMYGCGGGSPADGEDEEEEEEDFEDEEELEEEEEEEEEDVDNDESSRNIGELKRNKTERVKISSGMGNENQLSSEGRTRSVKSHGTAELIRGSQTLKYFENKDAEEESEEDENYVPSEDWKKEIMVGSMYQAETPPGLCKYKDYEKVYENDDQLLWDPEFLPEGKVVEFLSQASKRTGEEKGVDAIPEGSHIKDNEQALYELVRCEFDTEEALRRLKFNVKAARDELSVWTEDECRYFEQGLKGYGKDFHSIQANKQTRLGKRKYNLHPGVTDYMDRLLDETESATSSRAASPPPTTSNSSTSHSEREDGSSSHNGLVSHNLGSGEASQSSTVASEVKAESVQFNGLTSPHPSLDVLPPPTAPHPSLDVLPPPTAPHPSLDVLPPAPHPSLEALPPPTTSDNEARGCEAVAATPSHDRNGSLEPHCGNSHYDDRPAKRCRREAEPPEPSRTLTTLQQEDK; encoded by the exons ATGTTTACGTCGGCGTTAGCCAACGAGGAGCCAGTA CCCTCCGTTGGGAGTACGAGCCCAG GAGGTTCAGCAGAGGACCATGAGTTTGATCTTTCAGCAGATATGCTCGTCCACGACTTTGACGACGAACGCAcactggaagaggaggagaggctcgAGGGAGAGACTAACTTTAGCAATGAGATCGACGACCTTGCCCGG GAGGGAGAGATGCCCATTCATGAGTTGTTGAGTATGTACGGATGTGGCGGCGGTTCCCCTGCAGATGgagaggatgaagaagaggaggaggaagactttgaggatgaagaggagttggaggaggaggaagaggaggaagaggaggatgtggaCAATGATGAAAGCAGTAGAAACATTGGCGAGCTGAAGAGGAATAAG accgAGAGGGTGAAGATCTCGTCAGGAATGGGGAATGAGAACCAGTTGTCCAGTGAGGGTCGCACGCGCTCCGTCAAATCCCACGGCACGGCAGAGCTGATACGCGGATCACAGACCCTCAAGTACTTCGAAA ATAAGGATGCAGAGGAAGAGTCAGAAGAAGATGAAAATTATGTCCCTTCTGAGGATTGGAAAAAG GAAATCATGGTTGGGTCCATGTATCAGGCTGAAACACCGCCTGGCCTTTGTAAATATAAAGACTATGAGAAAG taTATGAAAACGATGACCAGCTTTTATGGGACCCCGAGTTCCTTCCCGAGGGCAAGGTTGTGGAGTTTTTATCTCAGGCGTCAAAacgaacaggagaggagaaaggagtggATGCCATCCCTGAGGGATCCCATATCAAAGACAATGAGCAG GCACTTTATGAGTTGGTCAGGTGTGAATTTGACACAGAGGAAGCTTTACGAAGACTGAAGTTTAATGTGAAGGCAGCTAGAG ATGAGCTGTCTGTGTGGACAGAAGACGAATGTAGATATTTTGAGCAAGGACTAAAAGGTTATGGGAAAGACTTTCATTCAATACAAGCCAACAAG CAAACCAGGCTGGGGAAAAGGAAATACAACCTTCACCCTGGGGTCAC GGACTACATGGACCGGCTGCTGGACGAGACGGAGAGCGCCACGTCCAGCCGGGCGGCCTCgccccctcccaccacctccaACAGCAGCACCAGCCACTCTGAGAGGGAGGACGGCAGTAGCAGCCACAATG GTTTAGTGAGTCACAACTTGGGCTCGGGAGAAGCTTCCCAGTCATCCACGGTGGCGAGCGAAGTCAAAGCAGAATCCGTCCAGTTCAACGGGCTcacctccccccacccctctctggaTG ttctccctcctcccactgccccccacccctctctggatgttctccctcctcccactgccccccacccctctctggatgttctccctcctgccccccacccctctctggaggctctccctcctcccaccacCTCGGACAATGAGGCCAGGGGCTGCGAGGCAGTGGCCGCCACTCCCAGCCACGACAGGAACGGCTCCCTGGAGCCTCATTGTGGCAACAGTCACTACGATGACAGGCCGGCCAAGAGGTGCCGGAGAGAGGCGGAGCCACCAGAGCCCTCCAGAACATTGACGACCCTCCAGCAAGAGGACAAATGA
- the LOC118394420 gene encoding mesoderm induction early response protein 1-like isoform X1, giving the protein MFTSALANEEPVPSVGSTSPGGSAEDHEFDLSADMLVHDFDDERTLEEEERLEGETNFSNEIDDLAREGEMPIHELLSMYGCGGGSPADGEDEEEEEEDFEDEEELEEEEEEEEEDVDNDESSRNIGELKRNKTERVKISSGMGNENQLSSEGRTRSVKSHGTAELIRGSQTLKYFENKDAEEESEEDENYVPSEDWKKEIMVGSMYQAETPPGLCKYKDYEKVYENDDQLLWDPEFLPEGKVVEFLSQASKRTGEEKGVDAIPEGSHIKDNEQALYELVRCEFDTEEALRRLKFNVKAARDELSVWTEDECRYFEQGLKGYGKDFHSIQANKVRTRSVGECVAFYYMWKKSERYDFFAQQTRLGKRKYNLHPGVTDYMDRLLDETESATSSRAASPPPTTSNSSTSHSEREDGSSSHNGLVSHNLGSGEASQSSTVASEVKAESVQFNGLTSPHPSLDVLPPPTAPHPSLDVLPPPTAPHPSLDVLPPAPHPSLEALPPPTTSDNEARGCEAVAATPSHDRNGSLEPHCGNSHYDDRPAKRCRREAEPPEPSRTLTTLQQEDK; this is encoded by the exons ATGTTTACGTCGGCGTTAGCCAACGAGGAGCCAGTA CCCTCCGTTGGGAGTACGAGCCCAG GAGGTTCAGCAGAGGACCATGAGTTTGATCTTTCAGCAGATATGCTCGTCCACGACTTTGACGACGAACGCAcactggaagaggaggagaggctcgAGGGAGAGACTAACTTTAGCAATGAGATCGACGACCTTGCCCGG GAGGGAGAGATGCCCATTCATGAGTTGTTGAGTATGTACGGATGTGGCGGCGGTTCCCCTGCAGATGgagaggatgaagaagaggaggaggaagactttgaggatgaagaggagttggaggaggaggaagaggaggaagaggaggatgtggaCAATGATGAAAGCAGTAGAAACATTGGCGAGCTGAAGAGGAATAAG accgAGAGGGTGAAGATCTCGTCAGGAATGGGGAATGAGAACCAGTTGTCCAGTGAGGGTCGCACGCGCTCCGTCAAATCCCACGGCACGGCAGAGCTGATACGCGGATCACAGACCCTCAAGTACTTCGAAA ATAAGGATGCAGAGGAAGAGTCAGAAGAAGATGAAAATTATGTCCCTTCTGAGGATTGGAAAAAG GAAATCATGGTTGGGTCCATGTATCAGGCTGAAACACCGCCTGGCCTTTGTAAATATAAAGACTATGAGAAAG taTATGAAAACGATGACCAGCTTTTATGGGACCCCGAGTTCCTTCCCGAGGGCAAGGTTGTGGAGTTTTTATCTCAGGCGTCAAAacgaacaggagaggagaaaggagtggATGCCATCCCTGAGGGATCCCATATCAAAGACAATGAGCAG GCACTTTATGAGTTGGTCAGGTGTGAATTTGACACAGAGGAAGCTTTACGAAGACTGAAGTTTAATGTGAAGGCAGCTAGAG ATGAGCTGTCTGTGTGGACAGAAGACGAATGTAGATATTTTGAGCAAGGACTAAAAGGTTATGGGAAAGACTTTCATTCAATACAAGCCAACAAG GTGAGAACTAGGTCAGTAGGAGAATGTGTGGCCTTTTATTACATGTGGAAGAAGTCTGAGCGTTATGATTTCTTTGCACAGCAAACCAGGCTGGGGAAAAGGAAATACAACCTTCACCCTGGGGTCAC GGACTACATGGACCGGCTGCTGGACGAGACGGAGAGCGCCACGTCCAGCCGGGCGGCCTCgccccctcccaccacctccaACAGCAGCACCAGCCACTCTGAGAGGGAGGACGGCAGTAGCAGCCACAATG GTTTAGTGAGTCACAACTTGGGCTCGGGAGAAGCTTCCCAGTCATCCACGGTGGCGAGCGAAGTCAAAGCAGAATCCGTCCAGTTCAACGGGCTcacctccccccacccctctctggaTG ttctccctcctcccactgccccccacccctctctggatgttctccctcctcccactgccccccacccctctctggatgttctccctcctgccccccacccctctctggaggctctccctcctcccaccacCTCGGACAATGAGGCCAGGGGCTGCGAGGCAGTGGCCGCCACTCCCAGCCACGACAGGAACGGCTCCCTGGAGCCTCATTGTGGCAACAGTCACTACGATGACAGGCCGGCCAAGAGGTGCCGGAGAGAGGCGGAGCCACCAGAGCCCTCCAGAACATTGACGACCCTCCAGCAAGAGGACAAATGA